In Halococcus salifodinae DSM 8989, one DNA window encodes the following:
- a CDS encoding DUF5785 family protein, whose product MADWPHDPDGEEGSEGMRKYGQAIVAKKVDDEEDFPLDVAAFVDAHGDDPIRLNHERVVSLREVFDGVEDEEIDDIQTMHRRVGKAMRANGLWEYTPGSDAASRGGA is encoded by the coding sequence ATGGCTGACTGGCCGCACGATCCCGACGGCGAGGAGGGCAGCGAGGGAATGCGCAAGTACGGACAGGCGATCGTGGCGAAGAAAGTCGACGACGAAGAGGACTTCCCGCTCGACGTCGCCGCGTTCGTCGATGCACACGGCGACGATCCGATCCGGCTCAACCACGAACGGGTCGTGAGCCTCCGCGAGGTCTTCGACGGCGTCGAGGACGAGGAGATCGACGACATTCAGACGATGCACCGGCGGGTCGGCAAGGCGATGCGCGCGAACGGGTTGTGGGAGTACACGCCCGGCTCCGACGCGGCAAGTCGCGGCGGAGCCTAA
- a CDS encoding M24 family metallopeptidase: MDPDLSALDEALDAAGVDGYLLDADSDVPDQRYLSGFDAPDPFVTLYDGDTHLLVSALEYGRATTASRAETVARHSDYTDGAGSREAAGEVLAAFLNDHDVSSVLVPPRFPVGVADDLRERDVAVQSEDDGAGVLTDIRAVKTDEEIDHVRGAQRANERAMAAAEELLREATIDGDRLVHDGETLTAERVKTAIETTLIREGCALSETIVASGADAADPHDRGSGPIAPDEAVIVDIFPRDNETGYHADMTRTFVKGEPSDAIEEWYDLTEDAFDAALDAVEPGATGAEIHDAVCDVYEDSGEPTLRADPETETGFIHGTGHGVGLAVHEMPSLSFEGEELEAGNVVTIEPGLYDPAVGGVRIEDFVVVTEDGYENLTDYPKTLRVE; the protein is encoded by the coding sequence ATGGACCCAGACCTCTCCGCGCTCGACGAAGCGCTCGACGCGGCCGGCGTCGACGGCTACCTCCTCGACGCCGACTCCGACGTGCCGGACCAGCGCTACCTCTCGGGATTCGACGCGCCAGACCCCTTCGTGACGCTCTACGACGGCGACACGCACCTCCTGGTCTCGGCGCTCGAATACGGCCGCGCGACGACCGCGAGCCGGGCCGAGACCGTCGCGCGCCACAGCGATTACACCGATGGCGCTGGCAGCCGTGAGGCCGCCGGCGAAGTGCTCGCGGCTTTTCTCAACGATCACGACGTCTCGTCCGTCCTCGTCCCGCCGCGCTTCCCGGTCGGGGTCGCCGACGACCTCCGCGAGCGCGACGTCGCGGTGCAAAGCGAGGACGACGGTGCGGGCGTTCTCACCGACATTCGAGCCGTGAAGACCGACGAGGAGATCGACCACGTCCGTGGTGCCCAGCGCGCCAACGAGCGCGCGATGGCCGCCGCCGAGGAACTCCTGCGCGAAGCCACGATCGATGGCGATCGACTCGTCCACGACGGCGAGACACTCACCGCCGAGCGCGTCAAGACCGCAATCGAGACCACGCTCATCCGCGAGGGCTGTGCGCTCTCGGAGACCATCGTCGCGAGCGGTGCGGACGCCGCCGATCCCCACGATCGCGGCAGCGGCCCGATCGCGCCGGACGAGGCGGTCATCGTCGATATCTTCCCCCGGGACAACGAGACCGGCTACCACGCCGACATGACCCGAACGTTCGTGAAGGGCGAGCCGAGCGACGCGATCGAAGAGTGGTACGACCTCACCGAGGATGCATTCGACGCGGCGCTCGACGCCGTCGAACCGGGCGCGACGGGAGCCGAGATCCACGACGCGGTCTGTGACGTCTACGAGGATTCGGGCGAGCCGACTCTCAGAGCAGACCCCGAGACCGAGACGGGATTCATCCACGGCACGGGCCACGGCGTCGGGCTCGCGGTCCACGAGATGCCGAGCCTGAGCTTCGAAGGCGAGGAACTCGAAGCCGGCAACGTCGTCACGATCGAGCCTGGCCTCTACGATCCCGCCGTCGGCGGCGTGCGGATCGAGGACTTCGTGGTCGTCACCGAGGACGGGTACGAGAACCTCACCGACTACCCGAAGACGCTCCGGGTCGAGTAA
- a CDS encoding alkaline phosphatase family protein, which yields MLRTDLAATLREDELAPGLVRPAWEDYCFGNVADTVLSLFGDDARRPLPEDVFDGVDTEGVEHVVVALVDGFGWNHFRRAQPDHPFLDTLAERATVTPLTSIYPSETAAAITAHNTTTQPCEHGVLGWWAYLDELGTTVQTLPFADAGDDPIAQTHDTDASVLVDERPVYDRLSGDSVIVAPTGQADSSYSRQATRGARHRDYHNVAQGAYRVREELEAATDPTYCYLYVPSVDSLAHHAGVAHPETDAQLGSVLDALEREVVELLAPTVAERTLLVVTADHGEVDATPETTVDLRDVALDEHLRRDANGDPLRPLGGPRNLQFHAREGHRDALVEAIEAGLDPLDPVVMTREELLDADLFGDREPSDRFEQRCPDVLAVPRDGFADVTDEGLSYVGMHGGMHPDEMLVPFAAATVDLLQD from the coding sequence GTGCTCCGAACCGATCTCGCCGCCACCCTCCGCGAGGACGAACTCGCGCCAGGCCTCGTTCGTCCCGCGTGGGAGGACTACTGCTTCGGCAACGTCGCCGACACCGTGCTGTCGCTGTTCGGCGACGACGCGAGGCGGCCGCTCCCTGAGGACGTGTTCGACGGTGTCGATACTGAGGGAGTGGAGCACGTCGTCGTTGCGCTGGTCGACGGGTTCGGCTGGAACCATTTCCGGCGCGCTCAGCCCGATCATCCGTTCCTCGACACGCTCGCCGAGCGGGCGACGGTGACGCCGCTGACGAGCATCTACCCCTCGGAGACGGCGGCGGCGATCACCGCGCACAACACCACGACCCAGCCCTGCGAGCACGGCGTGCTCGGCTGGTGGGCGTATCTCGATGAACTCGGGACGACGGTCCAGACGCTCCCGTTCGCCGACGCGGGCGACGACCCGATCGCGCAGACCCACGACACCGACGCCTCGGTGCTGGTCGACGAGCGACCGGTGTACGACCGACTGTCCGGCGATTCGGTGATCGTCGCCCCGACGGGCCAGGCGGATTCGTCGTACTCTCGCCAGGCGACCCGCGGCGCGCGCCACCGCGACTACCACAACGTCGCCCAGGGTGCCTACCGCGTTCGCGAGGAACTCGAAGCCGCGACCGACCCGACGTACTGCTATCTCTACGTGCCGAGCGTCGACTCGCTGGCCCACCACGCCGGCGTCGCTCACCCCGAAACTGACGCCCAGCTCGGCTCCGTCCTCGACGCACTGGAACGGGAGGTGGTCGAACTGCTTGCTCCTACGGTGGCCGAACGGACGTTGCTCGTCGTGACCGCCGATCACGGCGAGGTCGACGCGACGCCCGAGACGACCGTCGATCTTCGAGACGTCGCCCTCGACGAGCATCTTCGCCGGGACGCGAACGGCGATCCGTTGCGGCCGCTCGGTGGACCCCGCAACCTCCAGTTCCACGCCCGCGAGGGCCACCGCGACGCGCTCGTCGAGGCGATCGAAGCGGGTCTCGATCCGCTGGACCCGGTGGTGATGACCCGCGAGGAGCTGCTCGACGCGGACCTGTTCGGCGACCGTGAGCCGAGCGACCGGTTCGAGCAGCGGTGTCCGGACGTGCTCGCGGTTCCGCGCGACGGGTTCGCCGACGTGACCGACGAGGGGCTGTCCTACGTCGGAATGCACGGCGGGATGCACCCCGACGAGATGCTCGTGCCGTTCGCAGCCGCTACGGTCGATTTGTTGCAGGACTGA
- a CDS encoding DUF2064 domain-containing protein — protein sequence MPTTAVLCDPPHEGLVLTELAATTPLSKAETADLYAAMYADTLRAVEASASELLVNYRSDEDLPGEPDGEDADDAESAVRNLADVALDDPGAARYEVQIGSTFAARMGNTVSHLLDTEDAGSVAVIEPTVPFLTRSALDGMAMKLRRSDVVLGPASAGRVHYAGFASPIDFEDADAPPAIETLTDRAHDAGHEVDFGPMAPLIETREDMIGALSLIRARRRAGREVPARTAACLDDLGLEVVENEGDLALSKPDTDSD from the coding sequence ATGCCCACCACCGCCGTGCTCTGTGATCCGCCGCACGAAGGACTCGTTCTCACCGAACTGGCGGCGACGACACCGCTCTCGAAAGCCGAGACCGCCGATCTCTACGCCGCAATGTATGCCGACACCCTTCGGGCGGTCGAAGCCAGCGCGAGCGAACTGCTCGTCAACTACCGATCCGACGAAGATTTGCCAGGGGAGCCTGACGGCGAGGACGCTGACGACGCCGAGAGTGCGGTGCGCAACCTCGCGGACGTGGCGCTCGACGATCCAGGGGCAGCGCGCTACGAGGTCCAGATCGGCTCGACGTTCGCGGCCCGGATGGGTAACACTGTGAGCCATCTGCTCGACACCGAGGACGCGGGCTCGGTGGCGGTGATCGAACCCACCGTCCCCTTCCTGACGCGCAGCGCCCTCGACGGGATGGCGATGAAACTTCGCCGGAGCGACGTCGTGCTCGGGCCGGCGTCGGCAGGTCGGGTTCACTACGCCGGCTTCGCGTCGCCCATCGATTTCGAGGACGCCGACGCACCGCCCGCGATCGAGACACTGACCGATCGTGCGCACGACGCCGGCCACGAGGTCGACTTCGGCCCAATGGCCCCTCTCATCGAGACCCGCGAAGACATGATCGGCGCGCTCTCGCTGATCCGGGCGCGCCGGCGTGCCGGCCGCGAAGTGCCGGCGCGAACCGCCGCGTGTCTCGACGATCTCGGTCTGGAAGTCGTCGAAAACGAGGGCGACCTCGCGCTTTCGAAACCGGACACCGACAGCGATTAG
- the aroC gene encoding chorismate synthase, translated as MNGNEFGRLFRVTTFGESHGEAMGVTVSGCPAGLELDEEDIQRELDRRKPGQSQITTSRGEPDAVSIKSGLQDGYTTGTPIGMVIQNKDARSGKYEPFITAPRPSHGDFTYSAKFGTRNWGGGGRSSARETANWVAAGAIAKQILASEGVEIRAHVNQIGDIQSPEVSFEAMGEHTEENEVRCAHPETAERMRERIAEYQEEGDSIGGSIAFEIRGTPRGLGAPRFDSVPARLGQAMLSVPAATSFEFGLGKEARQYRGSERNEDWTTDENGDPIPVGNDHGGLQGGITTGQPITGEVTLHAPTSIPKEQTTVDWETGEEKTAQVIGRHDPVLPPRGVPVVEAMCALTMVDFMLLGGRINPDRLDGKAGEYDTDYHPSSPENDPADAPTSAESTED; from the coding sequence ATGAACGGCAACGAGTTCGGGCGGCTCTTCCGCGTCACCACGTTCGGCGAGAGTCACGGCGAGGCGATGGGAGTCACGGTGTCGGGCTGTCCGGCAGGGTTGGAACTCGACGAGGAAGACATTCAACGCGAACTCGATCGGCGGAAACCAGGCCAGTCACAGATCACGACCAGCCGAGGCGAGCCCGACGCTGTCTCCATCAAATCCGGTCTCCAGGACGGCTACACCACCGGAACACCCATCGGCATGGTGATCCAGAACAAGGACGCTCGCTCGGGGAAGTACGAGCCGTTCATCACCGCCCCCCGACCGAGTCACGGCGACTTCACTTACTCGGCGAAGTTCGGCACCCGCAACTGGGGCGGCGGCGGGCGCTCCTCCGCCCGCGAGACCGCGAACTGGGTCGCCGCCGGCGCAATCGCGAAGCAGATCCTCGCAAGCGAAGGGGTCGAGATCAGAGCGCACGTCAACCAGATCGGCGATATCCAGAGTCCTGAGGTGAGCTTCGAGGCGATGGGCGAACACACGGAGGAAAACGAGGTCCGGTGTGCGCACCCCGAGACCGCCGAGCGGATGCGCGAGCGGATCGCCGAGTATCAGGAGGAAGGCGACTCGATCGGCGGCTCGATCGCCTTCGAGATCCGCGGCACGCCCCGGGGCCTCGGCGCACCACGGTTCGACTCCGTGCCGGCGCGACTCGGCCAGGCAATGTTGAGCGTGCCCGCCGCCACGAGCTTCGAGTTCGGGTTGGGGAAAGAAGCCCGTCAGTATCGGGGAAGCGAGCGCAACGAGGACTGGACCACCGACGAGAACGGTGATCCCATTCCGGTCGGCAACGACCACGGTGGTCTCCAAGGAGGAATCACGACCGGCCAGCCGATCACCGGGGAGGTGACCCTCCACGCCCCGACGTCGATCCCGAAAGAGCAGACCACCGTCGACTGGGAGACCGGCGAGGAGAAGACCGCTCAGGTCATCGGCCGGCACGATCCCGTCCTCCCGCCGCGGGGCGTCCCCGTGGTCGAGGCGATGTGCGCGCTCACGATGGTGGACTTCATGCTCCTGGGGGGACGGATCAACCCCGATCGACTCGACGGGAAGGCCGGCGAGTACGACACCGACTACCACCCAAGCAGCCCGGAGAACGACCCCGCCGATGCGCCGACGAGCGCCGAGTCGACCGAGGACTGA
- a CDS encoding acyl-CoA synthetase, producing the protein MTWTLTLDDDSYETARERFAWGLPDDYNLAYDLVGKHDPDRPALYQAYPDGRRETYTFGDLDALSDRLANGLAERGIERGDRVAVVLPQRPANVLTHLACWKLGAISLPLSVLFGTDALRYRLDDSGARVVVTDPDVTETALDVAPDCDALEHVVEATPGDVADAGTPTEGAIAFADFLADEGFETAETDADTPAVILYTSGSTGPPKGVLHGHGVWVGHCPAFAMYFEHDLDGVYWTPADWAWIGALGDLVFPAWHYGQPVVGYPMEGFDAETAFSLLAEFDVTGAFVPPTAIRMLMGIDHPAERYDLSLEAICSGGEPLTPEILDWADETLAGVVVNELYGQTEANLLVTNSQEWFPAQPGSMGKPVPGHDVAIVDPETGQQHPRGETGEIAVRRGDDPVIFQEYWNEPEKTAAAAVENWHLTGDLGTRDEDGYLWFKSRDDDLIITSGYRVGPGEVEAAILDHASVEQVGVIGVPDETRGEIIKAFVQPVAGVSGSDGLREEIQQHVRDRLAKYEYPRAIAFVEDLPQTTTGKIQRRKLREQESRDGDATTKTD; encoded by the coding sequence ATGACCTGGACACTCACCCTCGACGACGACAGCTACGAGACGGCGCGCGAGCGGTTCGCGTGGGGACTGCCCGACGACTACAACCTCGCATACGATCTCGTCGGGAAGCACGACCCCGATCGGCCGGCACTCTATCAAGCCTATCCCGACGGCCGCCGCGAGACGTACACGTTCGGCGACCTCGACGCGCTCTCGGATCGCCTCGCGAACGGGCTCGCCGAGCGCGGGATCGAACGTGGCGATCGCGTGGCGGTCGTTCTCCCCCAGCGCCCCGCAAACGTCCTGACCCACCTCGCGTGCTGGAAGCTCGGCGCGATCTCGCTCCCGCTGTCGGTCCTCTTTGGTACTGATGCGCTGCGCTATCGCCTCGACGACAGCGGTGCGCGGGTCGTCGTCACCGACCCTGACGTGACGGAGACCGCGCTCGACGTGGCCCCCGACTGCGATGCGCTGGAACACGTCGTCGAGGCCACGCCCGGTGACGTTGCGGACGCCGGAACGCCGACCGAGGGTGCGATCGCGTTCGCCGATTTCCTCGCTGACGAGGGGTTCGAGACCGCCGAAACGGACGCCGATACGCCCGCGGTCATCCTCTATACCAGCGGCTCGACCGGCCCACCCAAAGGAGTGCTCCACGGTCACGGCGTCTGGGTCGGGCACTGTCCGGCCTTTGCGATGTACTTCGAGCACGATCTCGATGGTGTCTACTGGACGCCCGCCGACTGGGCGTGGATCGGTGCGCTCGGCGACCTCGTGTTCCCCGCATGGCACTACGGCCAGCCTGTCGTCGGCTACCCGATGGAAGGGTTCGACGCCGAGACCGCGTTCTCGCTGCTGGCGGAGTTCGACGTGACCGGGGCGTTCGTGCCGCCGACGGCGATCCGGATGCTGATGGGGATCGACCATCCGGCCGAGCGGTACGATCTCTCGCTCGAAGCGATCTGCTCGGGCGGCGAGCCGCTCACACCCGAGATCCTCGATTGGGCCGACGAGACACTCGCTGGCGTGGTCGTCAACGAACTCTACGGCCAGACCGAGGCGAACCTGCTCGTGACCAACAGTCAAGAGTGGTTTCCAGCCCAGCCAGGCAGCATGGGCAAACCGGTGCCGGGTCACGACGTGGCGATCGTCGATCCCGAAACCGGCCAGCAGCATCCACGCGGCGAGACCGGCGAGATCGCCGTCCGGCGTGGCGACGACCCGGTGATCTTTCAGGAATACTGGAACGAACCCGAGAAGACTGCGGCCGCCGCCGTCGAAAACTGGCATCTGACCGGCGACCTCGGAACACGCGACGAGGACGGGTATCTCTGGTTCAAGTCCCGCGACGACGACCTCATCATCACGAGCGGCTACCGCGTCGGGCCGGGCGAGGTCGAGGCGGCGATCCTCGACCACGCCTCCGTCGAGCAGGTCGGCGTCATCGGCGTCCCCGACGAGACCCGCGGCGAGATCATCAAGGCGTTCGTCCAGCCCGTTGCGGGTGTGTCGGGTTCCGACGGGCTGCGTGAAGAAATCCAACAACACGTCCGTGATCGTCTCGCGAAGTACGAGTACCCGCGGGCGATCGCGTTCGTCGAGGATCTTCCCCAGACGACGACCGGCAAGATACAGCGCCGAAAACTTCGCGAGCAGGAATCCAGGGACGGGGACGCGACGACGAAAACCGACTGA
- a CDS encoding sodium:solute symporter family transporter: MLPLQAEIPVADDPFVLLFGSVYLLMVLAIGAWGYLQTESTKDFLITGKSIGTWVLALTAFSVIQSGFGFVGGPELIYAYGTTSFWIFLTAPLGFLVTWVVLAKRMRILADVRDVLTLADGMYVRYESAWVRGLTAIAVVVGVIAYLATNLAALQYVMRAIFGIPVIYGLFGGALILLLYSALGGMIAGVWTDFVQAITMIVGAVIVFFFAISFGGGIGNISRNLATADPSLISPFGSLGVDAALAAPIFGAFGWWIMFSIGAAGQPHLITKFYMSRNLKILRWGAPIAAISYAISSLLALSTGLSLRAMVEAGETSAPASASIAGPVFVLEHTPGVVAGLILAALLAAIMSTSDSFLNIGAAAISRDIPRALGRTIDDDRTELRVTQGALAGLTVMATLVVFFSDELVGILGTIGWGFFAAAIFPIAALGMNWKGATKQGAIAAAVVGMAINIVFSAVPRIGQAAGAEAFGGAITDFYDGLFTGLPVGAAALLAAIVAFVGVSLATQSDSSVPEDVAAIMER, translated from the coding sequence ATGCTGCCCCTCCAGGCAGAAATCCCGGTCGCCGACGATCCGTTCGTGTTGCTGTTCGGCTCGGTGTATCTCCTGATGGTGCTCGCCATCGGGGCGTGGGGGTATCTCCAAACCGAATCGACGAAGGATTTCCTCATCACCGGGAAGTCGATCGGGACGTGGGTGCTCGCGCTGACGGCCTTTTCGGTCATCCAGTCGGGCTTCGGGTTCGTCGGCGGGCCGGAGCTGATCTACGCCTACGGGACCACCTCCTTCTGGATCTTCCTGACCGCTCCACTCGGATTCCTCGTCACGTGGGTCGTCCTCGCGAAGCGGATGCGGATCCTTGCGGACGTCAGAGACGTGCTCACGCTCGCCGACGGGATGTACGTCCGCTACGAGAGCGCGTGGGTCCGGGGACTGACCGCGATCGCGGTCGTCGTCGGCGTGATCGCGTATCTCGCTACCAATCTCGCCGCGCTCCAGTACGTGATGCGCGCCATCTTCGGGATCCCCGTCATCTACGGGCTGTTCGGCGGCGCACTCATCCTCCTGCTGTACAGCGCGCTCGGCGGGATGATCGCGGGCGTCTGGACCGACTTCGTCCAGGCGATCACGATGATCGTTGGCGCGGTCATCGTCTTTTTCTTCGCGATCTCCTTCGGCGGCGGGATCGGGAACATCTCGCGGAACCTCGCGACCGCCGATCCGTCGTTGATCTCGCCCTTTGGCTCCCTCGGCGTCGACGCGGCGCTCGCAGCGCCGATCTTCGGTGCGTTCGGCTGGTGGATCATGTTCTCGATCGGGGCGGCCGGCCAGCCCCACCTCATCACGAAGTTCTACATGAGTCGGAACCTCAAGATACTCCGATGGGGTGCGCCGATCGCCGCCATCTCGTATGCGATTTCGAGCCTGCTTGCGCTCTCCACAGGACTATCGCTGCGCGCGATGGTCGAGGCGGGCGAGACCTCCGCCCCCGCGAGCGCCTCGATCGCTGGCCCGGTGTTCGTCCTCGAACACACACCCGGTGTCGTCGCCGGCCTGATCCTCGCCGCGCTGCTCGCCGCGATTATGTCGACTAGCGACTCGTTCCTCAACATCGGCGCGGCGGCGATCTCCCGAGACATCCCGCGCGCGCTGGGCCGCACCATCGACGACGACCGGACCGAGCTCCGAGTCACCCAGGGCGCGCTCGCCGGGCTCACCGTGATGGCCACGCTCGTGGTCTTCTTCTCCGACGAACTCGTCGGCATCCTTGGCACCATCGGCTGGGGCTTCTTCGCCGCCGCCATCTTCCCGATCGCGGCGCTCGGGATGAACTGGAAGGGCGCGACGAAGCAGGGAGCCATCGCCGCGGCCGTCGTCGGGATGGCGATCAACATCGTGTTCAGTGCGGTGCCGCGGATCGGCCAGGCCGCGGGAGCCGAGGCGTTCGGGGGCGCGATCACCGACTTTTACGACGGGCTGTTCACCGGTCTGCCGGTCGGCGCGGCCGCGCTGCTCGCGGCCATCGTCGCGTTCGTCGGCGTCTCGCTCGCCACCCAGTCCGACTCGTCCGTTCCGGAGGACGTCGCCGCCATCATGGAGCGATGA
- a CDS encoding DUF7127 family protein, producing the protein MRTPQELRTADDRGTVVTEHDYDDGSLVAVDFGTARGDLAVDILDDTAIVIAGDEQFEFELPAEASEVAANNGVLTITE; encoded by the coding sequence GTGAGGACACCCCAAGAACTGCGGACTGCCGACGATCGGGGTACCGTGGTCACTGAACACGACTACGACGACGGCAGCCTCGTCGCCGTGGATTTCGGGACCGCTCGCGGCGATCTCGCGGTCGACATCCTCGACGACACGGCGATCGTGATCGCCGGCGACGAGCAGTTCGAGTTCGAACTCCCCGCCGAGGCGAGCGAGGTCGCCGCCAACAACGGCGTGCTCACGATCACGGAGTGA
- a CDS encoding DUF7344 domain-containing protein, giving the protein MVSDNAAGSSWGVPQWLLSGLSAADETDRPTGSIPLSTETVCELISNARRRAVIRHISALDRDESVQMGDLARTIAGEENDIAPTAVSAEQRKTVYVSLLQNHLPKLDSASVVDWNDRSGDIAHGQSVDELAALVESIEHACEPEREHEPVA; this is encoded by the coding sequence ATGGTCTCCGACAACGCGGCCGGTTCGTCGTGGGGCGTCCCACAGTGGCTCCTCTCGGGACTCAGCGCCGCCGACGAGACCGATCGGCCGACCGGGTCGATCCCGCTCTCGACCGAGACCGTCTGCGAGCTGATCAGCAACGCCCGCCGACGCGCGGTCATCCGCCACATCTCGGCGCTCGATCGCGACGAGAGCGTCCAGATGGGCGATCTCGCACGAACGATCGCCGGCGAAGAAAACGACATCGCGCCCACGGCGGTCTCGGCCGAACAGCGAAAGACCGTCTACGTCTCCCTGCTTCAGAACCACCTCCCGAAGCTCGATTCGGCCAGCGTGGTCGACTGGAACGACCGTTCGGGCGACATCGCCCACGGCCAGTCCGTCGACGAACTGGCGGCGCTGGTCGAGTCGATCGAACACGCCTGCGAGCCAGAACGCGAACACGAACCGGTCGCCTGA
- the aroA gene encoding 3-phosphoshikimate 1-carboxyvinyltransferase — MDAEIRESAVGGRVDAPPSKSYTHRAILAAGYADGETLVERPLVSADTRATMRAVEAYGGDVTETDDGLSIQGFGGRPETPADVIDCANSGTTIRLVTAAAALGDGLTVLTGDESLRSRPHGPLLSAIEDLGGRAESTRANGQAPLVVGGPIEGGTVAMPGDVSSQFVTALLLAGARTEKGIEIDLETELKSAPYVEITREVLADFGIDTRSSDAGFAVAGGQAYAAADGRYRVPGDFSSMSYLLAAGALAADEELEVHGASPSAQGDAAIVEILDRMGAAVEWDREAGVITVGRSELAGVEVDVGDTPDLLPTLAVLGAAADGETRIVNAEHVRYKETDRVSAMAEELEKMGARVEETPGSLTVHGGDTDLRGTRVDGRGDHRIVMALAVAGLIADGETTIAGAEHVDVSFPDFFRELAGLGADVQTTE; from the coding sequence ATGGACGCCGAAATCCGCGAATCCGCGGTCGGGGGACGGGTCGACGCGCCGCCGTCGAAGAGCTACACCCACCGGGCGATCCTCGCGGCGGGCTACGCCGACGGGGAGACCCTGGTCGAACGCCCGCTCGTGAGCGCCGACACCCGGGCGACGATGCGCGCCGTCGAGGCCTACGGCGGAGACGTCACCGAAACCGACGACGGACTCTCGATCCAGGGGTTCGGCGGGCGACCCGAAACGCCCGCGGACGTGATCGACTGCGCCAACAGCGGCACGACGATCCGACTCGTGACCGCGGCGGCGGCGCTCGGCGACGGTCTCACCGTGCTCACCGGCGACGAATCGCTGCGCTCGCGCCCGCACGGTCCGCTCCTCTCGGCGATCGAGGATCTCGGGGGCCGCGCCGAGAGCACGCGCGCGAACGGCCAGGCACCGCTCGTCGTCGGCGGGCCGATCGAGGGCGGGACGGTCGCGATGCCTGGCGACGTCTCCTCGCAGTTCGTGACCGCGCTCCTGCTGGCCGGCGCACGTACTGAGAAGGGAATCGAGATCGACCTCGAAACCGAACTCAAGTCCGCGCCCTACGTCGAGATCACCCGCGAGGTGCTCGCCGACTTCGGGATCGACACCCGATCGTCGGACGCGGGCTTCGCGGTCGCTGGCGGCCAAGCCTACGCGGCGGCGGACGGCCGGTATCGCGTGCCTGGCGACTTCTCCTCCATGTCCTATCTGCTCGCGGCGGGTGCGCTCGCGGCCGACGAGGAACTCGAAGTCCACGGTGCGTCCCCGAGCGCCCAGGGCGACGCCGCCATCGTCGAAATCCTCGATCGGATGGGCGCTGCTGTGGAGTGGGATCGCGAGGCGGGCGTCATCACGGTCGGCCGATCCGAACTCGCGGGCGTCGAGGTCGACGTGGGCGACACCCCCGACCTCCTGCCGACGCTCGCGGTGCTCGGGGCCGCGGCCGACGGCGAAACCAGGATCGTGAACGCCGAGCACGTCCGATACAAGGAGACCGATCGAGTGAGTGCGATGGCCGAGGAGTTGGAAAAGATGGGCGCACGGGTCGAAGAGACACCCGGTTCGCTCACCGTCCACGGTGGCGACACCGATCTCCGTGGGACGCGCGTCGACGGCCGTGGCGACCACCGGATCGTGATGGCGCTCGCGGTCGCCGGGCTGATTGCGGACGGCGAGACGACGATCGCGGGCGCGGAGCACGTCGACGTTTCCTTCCCCGACTTCTTCAGGGAGTTGGCGGGGCTGGGAGCGGATGTGCAGACCACAGAGTGA